One genomic window of Acomys russatus chromosome 29, mAcoRus1.1, whole genome shotgun sequence includes the following:
- the LOC127211333 gene encoding cytochrome P450 4B1, with protein sequence MVLSLLSRSLSRLVLWASVVILIVGILKLARLLLRRQKLAKALDSFPGPPTHWLFGHALEIQKLGSLDKVVSWTEQFPYAHPLWLGQFIGFLNIYEPDYAKAVYSRGDPKAADVYDFFLQWIGKGLLVLEGPKWFQHRKLLTPGFHYDVLKPYVAIFAQSTHAMLDKWEKKASENKSFDIFCDVGHMALDTLMKCTFGKGDSGLGHRDSSYYLAVSDLTLLMQQRIDSFQYHNDFIYWCTPHGRRFLRACQIAHEHTDEIIRQRKAALQDEKEQKKVQQRRHVDFLDILLGARDESGITLSDADLRAEVDTFMFEGHDTTTSGISWFLYCMALYPEHQQRCREEVREILGDQDSFQWDDLGKMTYLTMCIKECFRLYPPVPQVYRQLNKPVSFVDGRSLPAGSLISLHIYALHRNSAVWPEPEVFDPLRFSPENVTGRHPFAFMPFSAGPRNCIGQQFAMNEMKVVTALCLLRFEFSLDPSKLPIKIPQLILRSKNGIHLHLKPLGSGSGK encoded by the exons ATGGTGCTCAGCCTCCTCTCCCGGAGCCTGTCCCGCCTGGTCCTGTGGGCTTCGGTAGTGATCCTGATCGTAGGCATCCTCAAGCTCGCCAGGCTGCTATTGCGGAGGCAGAAGCTGGCCAAGGCTTTGGACAGCTTTCCAGGGCCTCCCACCCACTGGCTCTTTGGCCATGCTCTTGAG ATCCAGAAGTTAGGGAGCCTGGACAAGGTGGTATCCTGGACTGAACAGTTCCCCTATGCCCACCCACTCTGGCTTGGACAATTCATTGGTTTCCTGAACATCTATGAGCCTGACTATGCCAAAGCTGTATACAGCCGCGGGG ACCCGAAGGCCGCAGATGTGTATGACTTCTTTCTCCAGTGGATCG GGAAAGGATTACTGGTTCTGGAAGGGCCCAAATGGTTCCAGCACCGCAAGCTGCTCACACCTGGCTTCCATTATGATGTACTGAAGCCCTATGTGGCCATATTTGCCCAGTCCACACATGCCATGCTG GACAAGTGGGAGAAAAAGGCTAGTGAAAATAAGAGCTTTGACATCTTCTGTGACGTAGGCCACATGGCACTGGACACCCTCATGAAGTGCACCTTCGGCAAAGGAGACAGCGGTCTAGGCCACAG AGACAGCAGCTACTACCTGGCAGTCAGTGACCTCACACTGCTGATGCAGCAGCGCATTGACTCCTTCCAGTACCATAATGACTTCATTTACTGGTGTACTCCACATGGCCGCCGCTTCCTGCGGGCCTGCCAGATAGCCCATGAGCATACAG ATGAGATCATCAGGCAGCGGAAGGCAGCCCTACAGGATGAGAAAGAGCAGAAAAAGGTGCAGCAGCGGAGGCACGTGGACTTCCTGGACATTCTTCTGGGTGCTCGG GATGAAAGTGGGATCACGCTGTCAGATGCAGACCTCCGGGCTGAAGTGGACACATTCATGTTTGAAGGTCATGACACCACCACTAGTGGTATCTCTTGGTTTCTCTACTGCATGGCCCTTTATCCTGAGCACCAGCAGCGATGTAGGGAGGAGGTTCGAGAGATCCTAGGAGACCAGGACTCCTTCCAGTG GGATGATCTGGGCAAGATGACCTACCTGACCATGTGTATCAAGGAGTGCTTCCGCCTCTACCCACCTGTGCCCCAGGTGTACCGCCAGCTCAACAAGCCGGTCAGCTTTGTGGATGGCCGCTCTCTACCTGCAG GAAGCCTGATCTCTCTGCACATCTATGCCCTCCATAGGAACAGTGCTGTGTGGCCTGAACCAGAG GTCTTTGACCCATTGCGCTTTTCTCCTGAGAACGTGACAGGACGCCACCCCTTTGCCTTCATGCCTTTTTCTGCAGGGCCCAG GAATTGCATTGGGCAGCAGTTTGCCATGAATGAGATGAAGGTGGTCACGGCACTTTGTTTGCTACGCTTTGAGTTCTCTCTGGATCCCTCAAAGCTGCCCATCAAGATCCCTCAGCTTATCCTGCGCTCCAAAAATGGCATCCACCTCCACCTGAAGCCGCTGGGCTCTGGGTCTGGAAAGTAG